The Actinomycetota bacterium region GGGCGCTGTCGGAGCACTTCGCCGATGCGGATCGCTCGATGGGTCACGAGGGGTTCGACACCGTGGCGACGTCGGTCGCCGTCACGGGCGCCCCGCTGCTTGTCGGGGCCATCGCGCATCTGGACTGCGAGGTCCACGCGGTGCACGACGGCGGTGACCACGTCATCGTCGTCGGCCGGGTCGTCCACCTCGACATCGAGACCGACAGCGCCCCGCTCGTGTACCACCTCAGTCGCTACACGAGCGTGGAAGGGCCCTGATGCTGACCCACGAGTTCGAGGTGCAGATCGGCACGGCACGCTTCGTCGACGTCACCGCTGAGGTCCGCTCCTTCGCGCAGCACGCGGAGGGCGATGGCCTCCTCCACGTGTTCCTGCCTCACG contains the following coding sequences:
- a CDS encoding flavin reductase family protein; amino-acid sequence: MAQPVIVDGHGLRAVMARFPTGVTVMTTVVDGVPHGMTANAITSVSLEPPLVLVCVGRDAAMADLVRQAGSYALSLLGREQRALSEHFADADRSMGHEGFDTVATSVAVTGAPLLVGAIAHLDCEVHAVHDGGDHVIVVGRVVHLDIETDSAPLVYHLSRYTSVEGP